A window from Leptothermofonsia sichuanensis E412 encodes these proteins:
- a CDS encoding YkvA family protein — protein sequence MKNSIESIYAWYRSVIRNPKYRWWIILGTFVYLLSPIDIAPDFLPIVGWIDDGIIASLLVAELSQILLERLKSGQNSQADQGIPPNAATSNANTVEVNAVELE from the coding sequence ATGAAAAATTCGATTGAGTCAATTTACGCCTGGTATCGCAGCGTCATTCGCAATCCCAAATATCGCTGGTGGATCATTCTGGGCACGTTTGTCTATCTACTCAGCCCCATTGATATTGCGCCTGACTTTCTACCAATCGTGGGATGGATTGATGATGGCATTATTGCTTCGCTGCTGGTAGCTGAGTTGTCCCAGATTTTGCTTGAGCGCTTGAAGTCTGGTCAAAACAGCCAGGCAGATCAGGGTATTCCGCCTAATGCTGCTACCTCAAATGCAAACACCGTGGAGGTAAACGCTGTAGAGCTTGAGTAG